Genomic segment of Deltaproteobacteria bacterium:
GCCCAGAGGATGGCCCGGCGGGCGGAAGGGGTGGAGGATACGATCGTCCCCACGAGGACGAAACTGGTGCGCGGCGCCTGGGAAGCGGTCTTCCCGTTCACCGCGGGGAGCCGGGATGCCATCTTCATCCCATCCCCGGGGGCGAAGAGGTTGTTCCACTCCTCCGCAGGTGTCGCGGGAACGTTGCGTACGCCGGGGGTCGCGGCCGCCTGCGCCGTTCCCTTCGGGGAGTACGCGAGCAGGCCGAGGTAGCGCGTCAGGGTGACGCCGAGCGAAATCGCCGCCACGACGATGGAAATCCCCAATGCGGCGAGGTAAACAGGTTTCGGCATCCGCTCCCCTGCAGGTGGTGGATAATCCATTATACTGAACGCATCGCCGGGACCCCGTCAACAACCCCGAACAGGGACGTTCCTGCGAACTCCCGTTGAACAGGGACGTTCCTGCGAACTACCCCGGAACCGGGACATTCCTGAGAACTCCCGTTGAAGTGGGACAGACCTGCGGGGAGTTCTCAGGAACGTCCCTGTTCTGACAGAGTTCTCAGGAACGTCCCGGTTCCGGGGTTCTGGAACTGTGCTAGTCATGCAGAATGGTGCTACTATATAGCAGTAGTATGTTATATAGTATCTCCGAGGTGACGCATGGGTCCCGTAAAGTTGCGGCATTTCTGGATCGATCGTATCGAAGAGGAATGGAAACGGCGTACGGTCGTATGGGTTTCCGGTGTTCGCCGGGCGGGGAAGACCGTGCTGTGCCGGACGCTGGCCGACGTTGAGTACTTCGATTGCGAGCTGCCTCGCGTCAGGCGCCTGATGGAGGACCCGGAGGAGTTTCTCCGGGGCTTGAAGGGCCGCCGGGTCGTCCTCGATGAAATCCATCGACTCGGAGATCCTTCGCAACTGCTCAAGATCGCCGCCGATCACTATCCCGACGTCTCCATCGTGGCCACGGGATCCTCGACGCTTGGGGCATCGAAGAAGTTTCGGGATACGTTGACCGGCCGGAAGGCTGAAGTCTGGCTGACCCCGCTGATCCTCCCCGATCTGGACGATTTCGGTATGCCCGACATGGGTCGCCGCATGCTGCGCGGAGGTCTTCCGCCGTTTCTCCTGGCCCGAAGCCTGCCGGAGCGTGATTACCAGGAGTGGATGGACGCCTACTGGGCCAAGGACATCCAGGAGCTGTTCCGCCTGGAGCGGCGCCAGTCGTTTCAGAAGTTCTTCGAGCTGGTGATGGCGCAAAGCGGCGGGATCTTCGAGGCGACCCGGTTTTCCCGGGCATGCCAGATCAGCGCGGGCACCATTTCGAACTACCTTTCCGTCCTCGAAGCGACGTTCGTCGTCCACGTTCTGCGCCCGTTCAGCACCCATCGCCCCACGGAGATCGTTTCAGCTCCGAAGGTATACGGGTTCGACACCGGATTCGTCTGCTACCACCGGGGCTGGCACGATCTGCGCCGGGAGGATATGGGGGCGTTGTGGGAGCACCTGGTCCTGAATGAGTTGCATGGGCGTCTGCAGACGCGGGACATCCGGTATTGGCGTGACAAGCGGGGGCACGAAGTCGACTTCGTGATCGCACCGCGCGGAGGGAGCCCGACGGCCATCGAATGCAAGATGATGGCGTCGGATTTCGATCCCACCGGGATCAAGGCATTCCGGAGACAATATCCGGAAGGGAAAAATTACGCGGTCGCCCATGACGTGGACCGAAGCTTCCGGAGAACCTGCGATGCGGCGGAGGTCGAGTTTGTCAGTCTCCCGCGGCTGATTGAGGTGCTGTCCGCCGCATCGCCCGTTGCCGAACGCTTGACACCGGCCGGCAACAGGGACCGTCGGGCAGGAAGAGAGAAGGGGCATGGCAAGAAACCTTAAAATCGTCTTCAATCGCATCGTCGGCCTCAAGGACAAGTACCGGTCGGTGGACGACCCGGTTCGCGCGGCCTGCGGCGCTCTTCCCGCCGAACCATCCCTCGGGGATCGGCTTCTCCTGGATCGGAAGAAGGATTCCCGTTGAGGGAGAAGGCCCCTCTCCTTTTCGACAGCCACCAGATGTCGTTGTTCTTGTATTTGCCCTGTATCTTCGTGACCCACCATAGTCTATGGTGAAGGGACCGAGTGGCCCCCTTTTGGTAAGGGCGACCCGCGAGGCGGGGCGATGGCGTCGCCACTGCCAACCCGCCGTAGATCGCCCGGGGCGAGGATGAAGCAAATGGCACAAAAGAAGAAAGCAAGCCAGCCATCTTCCAAAACGCTGCCGAAAGCACCCACCGGCATCCAGGGTTTGGACGAAATCACGGGGGGAGGGTTGCCACGCGGCCGTCCCACTCTTGTCAGTGGAGGCGCCGGTTCCGGAAAG
This window contains:
- a CDS encoding ATP-binding protein, encoding MGPVKLRHFWIDRIEEEWKRRTVVWVSGVRRAGKTVLCRTLADVEYFDCELPRVRRLMEDPEEFLRGLKGRRVVLDEIHRLGDPSQLLKIAADHYPDVSIVATGSSTLGASKKFRDTLTGRKAEVWLTPLILPDLDDFGMPDMGRRMLRGGLPPFLLARSLPERDYQEWMDAYWAKDIQELFRLERRQSFQKFFELVMAQSGGIFEATRFSRACQISAGTISNYLSVLEATFVVHVLRPFSTHRPTEIVSAPKVYGFDTGFVCYHRGWHDLRREDMGALWEHLVLNELHGRLQTRDIRYWRDKRGHEVDFVIAPRGGSPTAIECKMMASDFDPTGIKAFRRQYPEGKNYAVAHDVDRSFRRTCDAAEVEFVSLPRLIEVLSAASPVAERLTPAGNRDRRAGREKGHGKKP